In the Solanum pennellii chromosome 5, SPENNV200 genome, one interval contains:
- the LOC107020021 gene encoding protein CRABS CLAW, with protein MDYVQSSEHLCYVRCNFCNTVLAVGIPYKRLMDTVTVKCGHCSNLSFLTTRPPIQGQCFDHQPNIQGYCSELKNMGQASSSTSSTSSEPLSPKAPFVVKPPEKKHRLPSAYNRFMKEEIQRIKSENPEIPHREAFSAAAKNWARYIPNPPNGSLSGNTNNV; from the exons atgGATTATGTTCAATCTTCTGAGCATCTTTGCTACGTTCGTTGCAATTTTTGTAACACTGTTTTAGCg gttgGAATTCCATACAAGAGGCTAATGGATACTGTGACAGTGAAATGTGGCCATTGTAGCAatctttcatttttaactaCTAGACCTCCAATTCAAGGTCAATGCTTTGATCATCAACCCAATATTCAG GGTTATTGTagtgaattaaaaaatatgggGCAAGCTTCATCATCTACCTCATCAACTTCTAGTGAACCTCTATCTCCAAAGGCACCTTTTGTTGTAAAAC ctCCTGAGAAGAAACACAGGCTTCCATCTGCCTACAATCGATTCATGAA ggAAGAGATACAACGTATCAAATCTGAAAATCCAGAGATACCACATAGAGAAGCTTTCAGTGCAGCTGCTAAAAAT TGGGCTAGGTACATTCCTAATCCACCAAATGGATCCTTGTCTGGAAATACCAACAAT gtttaG